Proteins co-encoded in one Arachis hypogaea cultivar Tifrunner chromosome 11, arahy.Tifrunner.gnm2.J5K5, whole genome shotgun sequence genomic window:
- the LOC112720385 gene encoding BTB/POZ domain-containing protein At3g50780 produces MSEIKHNRVDQGQTKIKNVPIAVTPEGFWCCPSPAVFQKGLRNQNPLNKPTPSSPLPARSAVKKKTVPVTVNERRASSALPTPSRLVNSDEKQCPEQPSANTSVVSPRAKIESLPRKVAIEFGDPGTCDMKVVLVGKQGLCVKLSVHRDVLKEKSVFFCEKLSDETNLSWLQIDECEDVEIYVEIVGLMYCKEIRQRLIRQSVSRILRILKVAEFLSFGSCIESCLEYLEAVPWVGEEEEEKVVSTVRQLQGEGIGVNPVLKRVSSNISSVRNDTVSQIIDLVLKSNEERGRREMKYIVLKLLRESNSVANQGGSTDMIYNSCTSCMDSLLCLFKKASEPGFANKPSDMRDPVVKQIALESDNLSWLVEILMDKQAAGEFVAKWANQRELAILHVKLPTVYRYHVSCISGKLYVGIGRGQLLPSKETRQLLLQTWLQPLINDYNWLHHGCRGFDGKLVEEGIGRTILTLPLEDQQSILLSWLASFLKSGDSCPNLHRAFEVWWRRTFIRPYVQSQGSNAMTHTSMLSKQQ; encoded by the exons ATGTCTGAAATTAAGCATAACCGGGTGGATCAAGGACAAACAAAGATTAAGAATGTTCCAATAGCTGTCACCCCAGAAGGGTTTTGGTGTTGTCCATCACCTGCTGTGTTCCAGAAAGGCCTCAGAAACCAAAATCCTTTGAATAAACCGACACCCTCTTCGCCGCTGCCGGCAAGAAGCGCAGTCAAGAAAAAGACTGTTCCGGTGACAGTGAATGAGAGAAGAGCTTCTTCTGCACTGCCAACCCCATCAAGATTGGTGAATTCTGATGAAAAGCAATGTCCAGAGCAGCCTTCTGCTAATACGTCCGTGGTGTCGCCACGGGCAAAAATCGAGTCTTTGCCGAGGAAGGTTGCTATTGAGTTTGGTGATCCAGGAACGTGTGATATGAAGGTGGTGTTGGTGGGGAAGCAGGGGCTTTGTGTGAAGTTGAGTGTGCACAGGGATGTCCTGAAAGAGAAGAGTGTTTTCTTCTGTGAGAAACTTTCTGATGAAACCAACTTGTCGTGGCTCCAAATCGATGAATGCGAGGATGttgaaatatatgttgaaatcGTAGGTCTCATGTACTGCAAGGAGATTAGGCAGAGGCTTATCAGGCAAAGCGTTTCTCGCATTCTTCGAATACTAAAG GTTGCGGAATTCCTGAGCTTCGGTTCATGTATAGAATCATGTTTGGAGTACTTGGAAGCAGTCCCATGggtgggagaagaagaagaagaaaaggtggTTTCAACTGTACGACAACTCCAAGGAGAAGGAATTGGAGTCAACCCTGTACTGAAACGAGTTTCTTCAAACATTTCTAGTGTCCGAAACGACACTGTTTCGCAGATTATCGATCTTGTTCTCAAGAGCAACGAAGAAAGAGGTCGTCGAGAAATGAAGTACATAGTTCTGAAGCTCCTTAGGGAGAGTAAcagcgttgcaaatcaaggcggTTCAACTGACATGATTTATAATTCATGCACAAGTTGCATGGATTCTCTGTTGTGTCTGTTCAAGAAGGCTTCAGAGCCAGGCTTTGCAAACAAACCGAGCGATATGAGAGATCCTGTGGTAAAGCAAATAGCTCTGGAATCTGATAACCTCTCATGGTTGGTGGAGATCTTAATGGACAAGCAAGCGGCCGGTGAGTTTGTGGCCAAGTGGGCGAACCAGCGGGAATTGGCCATCTTACATGTAAAGCTGCCAACTGTATACCGGTATCACGTCAGCTGCATTTCCGGAAAGTTGTATGTTGGCATCGGAAGAGGGCAGTTGCTGCCGTCGAAGGAGACGCGACAGTTGTTGTTACAGACATGGCTTCAGCCTCTAATCAATGATTACAACTGGCTACACCATGGATGCAGGGGATTTGATGGAAAACTTGTGGAAGAAGGAATTGGGAGGACCATTCTGACGTTGCCGCTGGAGGATCAGCAGAGTATTTTGCTTTCTTGGTTGGCAAGTTTCTTGAAGAGTGGTGATAGCTGCCCCAATCTTCACAGGGCTTTTGAGGTGTGGTGGAGGAGAACTTTCATTAGACCATATGTGCAAAGTCAAGGCAGCAATGCCATGACTCATACTTCAATGTTGTCAAAGCAGCaatga